AAAGGTTGAAGACGCTGGAGAGAGACTATGAAAACCTTCAGAAGAACTATCAGTCGCTATTAGACAAGAAGCTTACTGCGGGCATGCAAAAGAGTCTCGCTCAGGGGCGAAAGGGAGCTAAATTTAGCATCGTGGATCCCGCATACACACCGGTTGTTCCCGTCGTCCCCAACATCCCCCTTATCCTGGCTGCTGGACTCGTGTTGGGTTGTGCCCTCGGATTTGGCGGTGCGGTCGGATTGGAATTGATGGGGCGAGGGTTCCGTTCTGCGGAAGAAATCGAAATTACTCTTGGCCTTCCAGTCATCGCCTCAATCCCCTTGTATGAAAGTGCATTCGGGGGTGCTATGCAGACCGTGAGAGCGCTTTCTGGAAAGAGCCGGGCATCTTCCCTGATGCTGCCTGGTGGTGTAAAGCAGGGAGGGGATGATGCGCCGGTCGTTGCTGGACTCCCTGCATCGTCTGGGAGGCAAAGAGGCCAGAACGGGCAGCTGCATAATCCCACTCCGGGATTGGAACTGGTTTCCATGTGGCGACCGCTATCGTTTGTTGCGGAGCAATACCGCGTCGCCGCCACCAGGCTTGAATTGATGACTGGAGATCGGAAGAGCACCGCAATAGTCGTCACGAGCGCCGTGATGGGAGAGGGGAAGTCCTCTACCGCTCTCAACTTGGGGTATGTACTTGCTAAGGACCTGGACCGCAGAACGATAGTGATCGATTGTGATCTAAAGCGCCCGATGCAGCATATCTACGCAGGAGTCTGGCAGCATCCAGGATTAGTTGAGGTCTTGCGAGGAACCAAAGCCATCGAGGATTGTGTGCAGCGGTTGGGGGAGTCAGGTCCGTGGATTCTCCCCGCTGGCTCGGTTGGAGATAACCCCGTGGGGCTATCTAAGATGCATCAGTTGGCTGATTTGGTTGCTGAGCTTAAAGAGAAGTTTGACTATGTCATTATCGACGCTCCGCCAGTCTTACCGCTTGCCGATATGCAAGTTCTTGCCAGCATGGGAGATCTTCTTGCCTACGTGGTGAAGGCAAGCATGACGGGACGCGATGTTGTGCAAAAAGCCCTTAAAGCTCTCGGTGAAAATGCCAACATTGGGATCATACTGAACGGCCTTGATGCCCATACCACTCCATATTACATGCAGCAGGAATACTACCGCGAAGCGCACCATGAACAGCTCAAGTAAGTCAGATCAGGAGACTCGCCTGGAGCCGTTGCTTGCTCGGCAACCGCTTGTTTCAGTGTCCGTCAGTTTCCCTAAGTTTACAAGGCGGGTTTTAA
This window of the Nitrospira sp. genome carries:
- a CDS encoding AAA family ATPase — translated: MNTRTLSPEDYWRAVVSRKWLVLTTILVSLSIAGVVCAVMPKVYLSATKMWFEGAKIEESIVSGPNPAGGVYTPTLDDRVMEVRQFVMGRKTLGQIAGEFGLFGYEKSRPDAAESENAIRAMRGSIKVEPTKDKLFITLSFSSEDPIIARDVTSRLSDLFIEETLKDRERGVEAAEDFLGLELKHAKAELEAKEKIISEFKQQHLGELPQQIDANLRKLDRLQEDIRSQNEQSQSLANRLVQLDKSIKDYEETGEVGSDSPTGASTKRNKDPRLGRIKELERRLVELSSMYKDTYPDLVQVKEEIRKLKEMTSAQYRDLLPDSEADDEPVAAKKSKRKAIDPYHADLLKQREDIVLELDAVKRRQSHIAGEISQYERRVEHTPEREQRLKTLERDYENLQKNYQSLLDKKLTAGMQKSLAQGRKGAKFSIVDPAYTPVVPVVPNIPLILAAGLVLGCALGFGGAVGLELMGRGFRSAEEIEITLGLPVIASIPLYESAFGGAMQTVRALSGKSRASSLMLPGGVKQGGDDAPVVAGLPASSGRQRGQNGQLHNPTPGLELVSMWRPLSFVAEQYRVAATRLELMTGDRKSTAIVVTSAVMGEGKSSTALNLGYVLAKDLDRRTIVIDCDLKRPMQHIYAGVWQHPGLVEVLRGTKAIEDCVQRLGESGPWILPAGSVGDNPVGLSKMHQLADLVAELKEKFDYVIIDAPPVLPLADMQVLASMGDLLAYVVKASMTGRDVVQKALKALGENANIGIILNGLDAHTTPYYMQQEYYREAHHEQLK